AAAAGACTCCGGAAGGGCGAACCCCCCTTGGTGAAAAGGGACTTGGAAGACTTAGTACCCAACGTCTCGCAAATATATGTGAGATATACACAAATAAAATAGAACAAAAGGGAATTCACATAGCTTTCAACTGGAAAGATTTTGAAGAAAAAGAAGCCCTAAGCAAAGTTGAAGTAAAATACGAAAGCTTTTTAAGCAAAAAAAAGAAAGGTACAATACTACTACTCAGCCACTTAAACAACGCAGAAGTTTGGAAAGGCAAAAATTTAGAAAAATTCAAGGGACAAATATTACAAGTTATATCTCCATACAAAGAGAACAGACCATTCGAAGTTTATCTCAAAGTAAATGAACAACCAATAGAACTAGATAAATTTAATGAAAGTTTATCAGATTTAGCGATTTCTAAATTCACTTTTACAGTAAAAGGAAGCACTCTAACTATCTATGGTCAGACAAGATTAGCGAAATTCTTAGGAAATGAATTGGAAGCTAAAGAAGCATACCATAATTATGTAGAAGTTGATAATGGAAGGAAACTATATAATTATTTAAATAAGAAAATAAGTGATCTGAAAGAATCAAATAGCCCTTATTTTATAAATTTTGAAAGGGTATATGATATAGAAAAAGATTTAAAACTTGAAATATTGGATGGCAAAAGAGCTATTCCAGGAAATTTTTATGGTATTATAAACGAGTTCTCTTACAAAGAAGAACAACTTAAAAATGAGTATTCCATCAAAAGTATTTTTGGAAAATTTGAAAACTATAGAGATTTTGCCCAAGCACAAATTGGTATCAAAATCTATAGAAATGGATTCGCAGTCTTACCATATGGCATTAACAATAATAATAAAGACTGGTTAGGACTATCAAGTTCACAAACCAAAACATCTTTTTATGACTTAAGACCTGATAACGTAATTGGATATATTTCTATAGATGAGGGAGAAAACTATGAATTAAAAGACAAGACAGATAGATCAGGGTTAAATTCAAATCCTTACTCACGAAACTTTTTTACTATAATCTATTTTGTTAGAGATCAGATAAATTTATATCAAAGATCAATTAGAAGAGGTTATAATAATTTTCTCAATACATATAAAACAGAAAACAATGGTATAAAAACAGTTTATCAGGCTTTTAATCAACTCAAAGAAACTAAATTAAAAACAGAGGATGTAAAGATTGAGTTTCGAAATGCAGTAGTTACAGTAGAAAAAGCGATTAATGATTCTGAGCTAATTGTAAGAACTGTAAAAAATAATCCGATGTTTTCTACTGACTCAGAAAGAAAGACTGCGGAAAAAGTAGATGTTCTACTTAATGAATTAAAAAAGATTCAAAACACTCTAGATAAACTTGAAAAAGTAATAGCAAAAACCGAAAATTTAAATGAGGTTATTGATATACTTGAACCTAAAATTCAAATTCTAGAAGAACAGTTAGGATATTTTTCAGAACTGGCTAGTTTGGGATTAACAGCAGAAGCTGTAAGTCATGAATTTGCTATTATAGCAGATAGATTAGCAGAAAGGGCGTCTCTCTACACTACTAAGCTTCAAGGTAACAAAATCACAAATTCCGATATATATATTTTTATAGAATACATAAACTCGACTGTTAGTGGATTAAAAACACAATTAAAGCATCTTGATCCAGCTCTCAAATACAGCCGAGAAAAAAGAACGACTATCAGTCTTATTGATTTTTTCGAACAAGAAAATGAATATTATAGAAATAGACTAAAGAAACAAAATATTCAGTTCAATATTGACCTGAAAGATAATTTCTCAATTATCATAAATAGAGGAAAGCTTGTTCAAATCATTGACAACATAGTCAACAATTCAGAATACTGGCTTATCGAGCAGAAAAAAAACGACAAAAATTTTCTACCGAATATTACTATTAAAATTGAGTCACCTTGGATCTATATAAATGATAATGGCTATGGCATACCTCCAGCAGTAGAAAATCAAATATTTGAACCTTTTGTAACAACAAAACCAAAAGGAGAAGGAAGAGGTCTTGGGTTATTTATTATTCAACAATTATTGGATTCTTCTGGGTGTACAATAACATTAGAACCCGTCAGGAACGAACATAAAAGAAAATACATATTCGCTATTAATCTATCAAATATTATTACAGAGCAATGAATGAGAAAATTATCATAAATAATAGTACCGAATCTTTAGAAATCATTCCAAAGAATATTTCAATTGAAGAATCACGTAGGAACGCGATATCATCCATTGAACAATTATTTAATGCTGAAAAGATTGCATATATAATTTATATAGACGATAAGTTTGATATTAATGGGCAAAAAGAAGAATTCAAAGCTCGTTTAAAACAAATCAAAGATAATGGAGATTATTTAACAGATAATGATTTTCAATCATTAGACTGGGATGGTCCTACCCTTCGATTTGAAGAACAAGCTATAAATTTGTGGGATAACAATGAAAACAAAAGAGAGTTATTACATAAAGTTTGTACTCATTTACATGATGAAGAAAGTGCAAACACTATCCCAGCCCTAGAAATAGAAAACTGTTTAGGTGACAAAATAAAGAAACTAACACCAGATGAATGGATACGCAATGAATATAAGTTAATAAAATCACTAACAGAAGATCAGAAAGCTCTGTGCTTATTTGATTTTCAATTTCACAATGGGAATAATCTCATATCTGATAAAAATGGAGCACAACTAGCTCAAATGTTATTAGAACAAGAAGAACTGTCTAATAAAATTATATGCGGCATTTTCTCTCACACATTCTCAGAAGAGGATGAAGATGAGTATAGAAAAAAATATTCACGCGACTTCAATATTGAATCAAGCAAGTTTTATACAATTTCTAAATCTAGATTTGCATTTGATCCCAAAATCAGCGCTTTTGCGGAAGGGATTAAAAACATGCTTCTCTTGCCTTATGTTGAAGATTTAAAGAAACAAGCTATTGATGTATTTCAGACTAGTAACCAAACGGCAACTGAGAAAATAAAGAACATATCACCTAAGACGTTTAATCATATTATTCAAAAGTCTTCTTTAAAAGAAGGTATTTGGGAAATCAACACCTTATTCCGCCTATATGGGATATTGTCTAAAGAAGAAAATTTGAGACATATATCTGATCCCTCCAAAAGATGTTCCTTTAATAATTCAATAAAAAAGATTCGCAGGATAGATGAGATAGGAACAGGCTATCAAGCACATTTAAACAACAAACAATTAATAGAGCTACGTAAAAGCGAGATTTATCTTCCTTCTGAGCTTATCAACCCATTATATTTACCAATATCCTGTGGTGATATATTCTTAATTAAGAATACAGAATATATACTTTTAGTTCAACCTTGCAATCTAGCATTAAGAGCTACTGATGGCTTTTGTGGAAAAAGAGCATATAACTACAAGAATGGGCTTTTGGTTCCTCTCAAGAAAGGCGATGTCAAGAAAATAAATTCTCCTGCAATAGAACAAATCATTGATCCTAATTTAAAAGAAACAATTAAATACGCAGACTTTTCTAGTTATAAGAATATTTCATTAGACTTATTAGATTTGATTGTTTACAATGTATCAGGAGAAGCTATTTTAAACATGCATCAACCAACTTTGACTAATGAAATGATACATTTTCCTTGGCTAAAAAGATATGAGTACATTTTCAAAGAATTTGAGAAATATGAAAAGGCATTAATTTACTTCAACAACATAAAGTTAAAACTGGAAACTAATGACCAAGACATACGAGGACTTAAGAAATTCATATATGCTCCTGAATGTTTAAAAGACTTAAAGATAAATGGAGATGATATTTATGATTATAGTAATAGAAAATTTAAATTTAATATAAAAAGAATCTCTCATTATAAGTCACCTTATTCTGATGATTTATTGCAAAAATTTATGATATATTTATCTCGAAATTCCTTTGAGCATGACTTTACTAAATCATAAAATATCAAACATTCCAAAATAAAATGGATAAAAAGGGACTCTTCATAGGGATATTCTCAAAATAGAAAAGGGCATTTACTGAATATCCCTAAATATAAAACCACAGGATTCAGGTTTTATACTTGAATCCTGTTTTCAAATATAGTAATGAATGTAAGCATTCTCGTAAGCCCCCGATAAAGTCCCCGTATAAACAAACAGGGATATTCCTAAGTAAAATGCAAAAAAGTTCGCCAAATCCAACAATCGAATTTGGCGAAAAATACTATTTATAAAGTTTCAATGAAATCTTAATTATGCGTACAGCATAAAAGGAATAACTATCCACAAATAACAGACAGTGGTATCTCATATAATTAGAGTTGTAGTATCATCTGTTTTTTGTGTTTCGAATTGTGCATAAACATTCTCAATATCATTAACCAGCATAATACCCAAATCTATATAATCATAAGATTCGTCTATAGTAAAGAAATCCACAAGATACTTTGTCGCAGAAGTTTCACTACTAAAATCGGTTATTTTATACACTTCAGAACTTCTAAGTGCATTCACCAAATCTGTATTTCCAAAATCAACTAACCATCCTTCTTGTGTTATTGTCAATGTAACACCTAATTGGATCATTACAAACGGACTGGAAGCATGGAAATCTAATGAATATTTATTGGGATTCCATAATTTACTGATAAGTATATGATTAAGAACTTTCCACTCTATGTTACTTTCGCTATGATAAGAACTGTTTAAAATAACCATTTCCAATGGTCTCTTTTCCTTATCATCCCAAACATAACATCCATATTTAGTATCCTCCCGGTTTGATTCAACCGGATATTTAGTCAAATAATACTGCCAATTGGTTATCTTAAACTCTAAACACTTTCTAAAAGGATCTTTTAAATTTCCAAGTGAAATAAATTTCAGGGAAAGAATATCAAGAATCGCCTCTTGATTCCTTCTCAATTCATTCTTAATAAAAAAGTGACTAAGTTCATCATTTCTATGTAGAAAGTATCTACGAGTCATATTATCCTCATTTGCCATTGACGGATGATATTGCATATATTCAATATCAGCATCAATTAAGCCAATACGGATTAAACTGAACTTTTCTTTGTATTCATTTGAAAATATATATTCGAATTTATGTAACTGTCTAAATAGTTCTGAATTTTCACTATCTTCTAAACTCATATATTTATCAATAAAGAGCATCACAGAACCTTGAAGAATCTGGTGATTTTCGTAGCGAAGAAGATGCTGGTAGTCCTCTTCCTGGAAACATTTCAATTTTAAACGTTCTTCGTCACAGGCTGTTGAGATAAAAGTATTATTTGTATTAGGAATAATTTCGTTTGTTATTATCATTTCTGCATCATTCAGAAATCCTGCCAACTGCTCATAACGAGCAACGTTACTTCTAACATTCGCGGTAACCAGATTTCTAATGATACGCAACCGCTTCAATGCTATTTGTTCATTGATGTGATTTTTCTCTATAAGATGTAACGCATAGAAATAAACAAATTCAGGTACTGACAATTCACGTTCAGTTGCCAACAAAAAAACAGACTTATGATTCTGTTTTAACTGCCAAAACAGTCGTATTCTATTATCCTCTCCAATAACATCTTCCTGTGAAAAATAAAAATACTTATACCAATCTTCTTCAATACCACAACGCTTATGGATAGAACTTATTGAATTAAAAATGGAAATAATCGATTCTACAGCTTCTTTATCCGTGATAATCTCTGCTATTTTTGGGTCCCGATTTTTCCTATCTTCAATTCTTCTGCGGAATAACTCCAACCGGAAAACATTTCTAAACAAACACATAAATCCACTGTCAGCACGTTGCACAACTTGCTGATTATCATTATTACTATTTGCATAATCCCATAACATATCCATCCATTCATTGTCAATCATTCGAGACATGCTTTCTTTGATGTCCTGATCTATAGCAGCAACAGCTTTCTCCAAATCAGACTTAAAGATCTCAAATTCTGTCAATTTTTTCCCTCTGGAATTCATCTTAATATACAAATCATCAGTCAGTCCAAAATCGTCAAGTGAAAGAGAATAAAATTGTATATTGTCCCGCATTACCAGTTTTGTCCATAAATCATGTATACTATATTCCTTGCACTTTCCCTCTATTTTATTTAAAACATTAAGCATTGATTGAATAGTAGGGTCAGACTCATAACTGGGAAGGTATTTAGGATTATCCTTTATTATTTCACTTATACATTTGCTCTCATCAGCATTGCTAGACAATATATCGGTACGTATGCCGCCAATTAAGGATTCGCAAAAATCTGTAGCTGACTGTCGAGTCTCATATCGAAATTTCTTTAGACATTCCACATCACTCCCCTGCACATCTTTTTGAAGAATGGATGCATAGAAGTGCAACAAAAATAAAGTCGTAAGACGTTGTTGCCCATCAAGTGGAATAAGCCCTATTGATTTATTATTGTTTCTAATATATGAACCTCCATAAATGAAATCAAATATTTCCGTTGCATTGTTTTTCACAGCAGCCAACATCGTATCCAGCATACCATCAAGCACTTCTTCCACTTTCTTTTCCTGGCGTCCATAAGCATAATCCCGTTGCACCTTGGGAATCATTATCACCGATTCATCATTAAGTAATCGGCAAAAGGTTGTAAGTTTTCCAATATTACTCATTACATTCCTCCGTTCTTTTTTCCATGGCAAGCGAATTCTGCCCATCAATAACTACAGTTTCAGCCACACAGGGAGTATCTATAAAT
The DNA window shown above is from Bacteroides faecium and carries:
- a CDS encoding sensor histidine kinase produces the protein MDSPQYHFDITPHIVKQLGEQLVSDEITALLELIKNSYDADASYVSIEINTKGQYTKNNLFYPNHDGFIVIEDDGFGMDKETIMKSWLLISYSNKRSLNGPKEKTPEGRTPLGEKGLGRLSTQRLANICEIYTNKIEQKGIHIAFNWKDFEEKEALSKVEVKYESFLSKKKKGTILLLSHLNNAEVWKGKNLEKFKGQILQVISPYKENRPFEVYLKVNEQPIELDKFNESLSDLAISKFTFTVKGSTLTIYGQTRLAKFLGNELEAKEAYHNYVEVDNGRKLYNYLNKKISDLKESNSPYFINFERVYDIEKDLKLEILDGKRAIPGNFYGIINEFSYKEEQLKNEYSIKSIFGKFENYRDFAQAQIGIKIYRNGFAVLPYGINNNNKDWLGLSSSQTKTSFYDLRPDNVIGYISIDEGENYELKDKTDRSGLNSNPYSRNFFTIIYFVRDQINLYQRSIRRGYNNFLNTYKTENNGIKTVYQAFNQLKETKLKTEDVKIEFRNAVVTVEKAINDSELIVRTVKNNPMFSTDSERKTAEKVDVLLNELKKIQNTLDKLEKVIAKTENLNEVIDILEPKIQILEEQLGYFSELASLGLTAEAVSHEFAIIADRLAERASLYTTKLQGNKITNSDIYIFIEYINSTVSGLKTQLKHLDPALKYSREKRTTISLIDFFEQENEYYRNRLKKQNIQFNIDLKDNFSIIINRGKLVQIIDNIVNNSEYWLIEQKKNDKNFLPNITIKIESPWIYINDNGYGIPPAVENQIFEPFVTTKPKGEGRGLGLFIIQQLLDSSGCTITLEPVRNEHKRKYIFAINLSNIITEQ
- a CDS encoding DUF262 domain-containing protein, which translates into the protein MGRIRLPWKKERRNVMSNIGKLTTFCRLLNDESVIMIPKVQRDYAYGRQEKKVEEVLDGMLDTMLAAVKNNATEIFDFIYGGSYIRNNNKSIGLIPLDGQQRLTTLFLLHFYASILQKDVQGSDVECLKKFRYETRQSATDFCESLIGGIRTDILSSNADESKCISEIIKDNPKYLPSYESDPTIQSMLNVLNKIEGKCKEYSIHDLWTKLVMRDNIQFYSLSLDDFGLTDDLYIKMNSRGKKLTEFEIFKSDLEKAVAAIDQDIKESMSRMIDNEWMDMLWDYANSNNDNQQVVQRADSGFMCLFRNVFRLELFRRRIEDRKNRDPKIAEIITDKEAVESIISIFNSISSIHKRCGIEEDWYKYFYFSQEDVIGEDNRIRLFWQLKQNHKSVFLLATERELSVPEFVYFYALHLIEKNHINEQIALKRLRIIRNLVTANVRSNVARYEQLAGFLNDAEMIITNEIIPNTNNTFISTACDEERLKLKCFQEEDYQHLLRYENHQILQGSVMLFIDKYMSLEDSENSELFRQLHKFEYIFSNEYKEKFSLIRIGLIDADIEYMQYHPSMANEDNMTRRYFLHRNDELSHFFIKNELRRNQEAILDILSLKFISLGNLKDPFRKCLEFKITNWQYYLTKYPVESNREDTKYGCYVWDDKEKRPLEMVILNSSYHSESNIEWKVLNHILISKLWNPNKYSLDFHASSPFVMIQLGVTLTITQEGWLVDFGNTDLVNALRSSEVYKITDFSSETSATKYLVDFFTIDESYDYIDLGIMLVNDIENVYAQFETQKTDDTTTLII